A single region of the Methanomicrobia archaeon genome encodes:
- a CDS encoding glucose-6-phosphate isomerase, whose product MKESWDEFTFGDRTFTPVVRTLGELQEVLYDQGFLVTASMEMVPLYYMFREVAKNDADAQQIAALGLRYDITIIPPMKLGLEFVKTAGHYHPCVPGSKLTYPEIYEVLEGEAHYLLQKREMAESGGEAITDVMVIQARRGDKVIIPPNYGHVTINPSKTTLKMANWVARSFSSIYEPYKERGGAAYFELTSRKFVRNDRYEAVPAIRFLRPAATWLEEVGLSTVIPMYELLREPAKLEFLLKPEVWFR is encoded by the coding sequence ATGAAAGAAAGCTGGGACGAGTTCACGTTCGGAGACCGAACGTTTACCCCCGTTGTGCGAACGCTGGGCGAGCTGCAGGAGGTCCTTTATGATCAGGGGTTCTTAGTGACGGCGAGTATGGAGATGGTGCCGCTCTACTATATGTTCCGGGAGGTCGCGAAGAACGATGCGGATGCGCAGCAGATAGCAGCGCTCGGGCTGCGGTATGATATCACGATCATCCCTCCGATGAAGTTGGGCCTTGAATTTGTAAAGACTGCGGGCCATTACCATCCCTGCGTGCCTGGTTCGAAGTTGACCTATCCCGAGATCTACGAGGTACTCGAGGGTGAGGCGCATTACCTCCTGCAGAAGCGTGAAATGGCAGAGAGTGGCGGTGAAGCGATAACAGACGTCATGGTGATACAGGCGCGCCGTGGTGATAAGGTCATTATCCCGCCCAATTACGGACACGTGACCATCAATCCCTCGAAGACGACTCTGAAGATGGCGAACTGGGTGGCGCGGTCGTTCTCTTCGATCTACGAGCCGTATAAGGAACGCGGCGGCGCTGCGTACTTCGAGCTGACGTCCAGGAAGTTCGTAAGGAACGATCGTTACGAAGCCGTGCCGGCGATCAGGTTTCTACGGCCGGCCGCAACATGGCTCGAGGAGGTGGGGTTGAGTACCGTGATCCCGATGTACGAGCTGCTGCGTGAGCCCGCGAAGCTGGAGTTCCTGCTCAAGCCTGAGGTGTGGTTTCGGTGA